A window of Candidatus Methylomirabilota bacterium contains these coding sequences:
- the lspA gene encoding signal peptidase II: MSAVLTIAGVIIVLDQLTKLIVLERLSPGVMVPLIDGFLALTLVLNPGLAFGLLGGLPGPWRWIVAVLSLAALFVLARMAMRILTPGTVLDRTAIGLIFGGAVGNLIDRARFGAVVDFIDVHYRGWHWPAFNVADSAITVGVVLLALRLLTGPSARASSA; encoded by the coding sequence ATGAGCGCGGTGCTAACGATCGCGGGCGTGATCATCGTCCTCGATCAGCTCACCAAGCTCATCGTGCTGGAGCGCCTGAGCCCCGGCGTGATGGTGCCGTTGATCGACGGCTTCCTGGCGCTCACCCTGGTGCTCAACCCCGGGCTGGCCTTCGGCCTGCTGGGCGGGCTGCCCGGGCCCTGGCGCTGGATCGTCGCCGTCCTGTCACTGGCCGCGCTCTTCGTGCTGGCCCGGATGGCTATGCGCATCCTCACCCCGGGCACGGTGCTCGACCGGACGGCGATCGGCCTCATCTTCGGCGGGGCCGTCGGCAATCTCATCGACCGTGCCCGCTTCGGGGCGGTCGTGGACTTCATCGACGTGCACTATCGCGGGTGGCACTGGCCGGCCTTCAACGTCGCCGACTCGGCCATCACCGTGGGAGTGGTGCTGCTCGCTCTGCGCCTGCTCACCGGGCCATCGGCGCGGGCATCATCGGCGTGA
- a CDS encoding aspartyl protease family protein, protein MTRAAAAALAILVLTCSVTSPARAQIYRWTDEQGTAHFAEGLANVPARYRSQAVMVSPRLSPAAPVMAPARGPSRETVIRFSPGRQIIVEARVNGSVTCRLMLDTGAAATLISPRVLEAAGVSLTDGAQVVRARGLARDAEVEVQRVVVDSLEVGGARVDRLMVVAYDMEMPHTDGLLGQDFLALFNVSIDSGAGVVTLDPK, encoded by the coding sequence ATGACGCGTGCCGCGGCGGCCGCGCTGGCCATCCTCGTCCTCACCTGCAGCGTTACCTCGCCAGCCCGGGCCCAGATCTACCGGTGGACCGACGAGCAGGGGACCGCCCATTTCGCCGAGGGGCTGGCGAACGTTCCCGCCCGCTATCGGAGTCAAGCCGTGATGGTGAGCCCGCGCCTGTCGCCTGCGGCCCCGGTGATGGCGCCTGCGCGGGGCCCGTCGCGGGAGACCGTCATCCGCTTCTCGCCGGGCCGTCAGATCATCGTGGAGGCTCGGGTGAACGGCTCCGTGACGTGCCGGCTCATGCTGGACACGGGAGCGGCGGCCACGCTGATCAGTCCGCGAGTGCTGGAGGCGGCCGGCGTCTCCCTCACCGACGGTGCCCAGGTGGTACGCGCGCGCGGTCTGGCCCGGGACGCGGAAGTCGAGGTCCAGCGCGTGGTCGTGGACTCGCTCGAGGTCGGCGGGGCGCGGGTCGACCGCCTGATGGTGGTCGCCTACGACATGGAGATGCCGCACACGGACGGTCTGCTCGGCCAGGACTTTCTGGCCCTGTTCAATGTCAGCATCGACTCCGGCGCCGGCGTCGTCACGCTGGACCCCAAGTAG
- a CDS encoding universal stress protein: MTDDLSIVDSILHPSDFSEASEVAFAHALKAALIARSRLTLLHVSPDMTAEWSDFPGVRQTLERWGLLPPNSPRSAVPKLGIDVDKVIAHEHNPVSSVLRYLATHPADLIVLATHQHEGRTHWLHRSVAEPVARKSGQATLFVPHGTRGFVSLRDGSVSLKNILIPVAPTPRAWPAVEAAARLVHRLSCPTGTFNLLYVGAVGDMPASSPSPVPGWRWNKISRDGDVVETILDTAGSTSADLIVMTTDGRNGFLDALRGSHSERVLRRSPCPLLGIPAQAFVSEALRPE; this comes from the coding sequence ATGACCGACGACCTCTCCATCGTCGACAGCATCCTGCACCCCTCCGACTTCTCGGAGGCCAGCGAGGTCGCCTTCGCTCACGCGCTCAAGGCCGCGCTGATCGCCCGGTCTCGGCTCACCCTCCTCCACGTCTCGCCAGACATGACCGCCGAGTGGAGCGACTTTCCTGGCGTCCGTCAGACGCTGGAGCGCTGGGGCCTTCTCCCGCCCAACAGTCCCCGATCCGCGGTGCCCAAGCTCGGGATCGATGTGGACAAGGTCATCGCTCACGAGCACAACCCCGTGTCGTCCGTACTCCGCTACCTCGCGACCCATCCGGCCGACCTCATCGTCCTGGCGACGCATCAGCACGAGGGCCGCACACACTGGCTCCACCGGTCCGTCGCCGAACCCGTAGCGCGCAAGTCAGGTCAGGCCACACTCTTCGTGCCGCATGGTACGAGAGGCTTCGTCTCCCTGCGCGATGGCTCGGTCTCGCTGAAGAACATTCTGATCCCCGTCGCCCCGACGCCGCGGGCATGGCCAGCGGTCGAGGCCGCGGCGAGGCTGGTCCATCGCTTATCCTGCCCGACTGGAACGTTCAATCTGCTCTACGTCGGGGCGGTAGGCGACATGCCGGCGTCGAGTCCGTCGCCGGTGCCGGGGTGGCGGTGGAACAAGATCTCCCGGGACGGCGACGTCGTCGAGACCATTCTGGACACAGCCGGGAGCACGAGCGCTGACCTCATCGTCATGACGACCGACGGACGGAACGGTTTCCTGGACGCGCTACGGGGCAGTCATAGCGAACGCGTCCTTCGCCGGAGCCCCTGTCCACTCCTGGGGATTCCGGCCCAGGCATTCGTCAGCGAGGCGCTCAGACCGGAGTAG
- a CDS encoding RluA family pseudouridine synthase has translation MTERRLRVTAVAEGARLDRWLADAVPELSRAKIQELIDSGRVHVDGAVRKASHRLRGGEAVALEMPPVPSQPLEPEPIALAIVYEDEQVLVVDKPAGMVVHPGAGHARGTLAAAVLAHAPETAGVGGPRRPGVVHRLDKGTSGLLVLAKTTAAYDSLTGQLAARKVQRRYRTVVHGRVGLAEGVVDAAIGRDPHHRQRMAIRPPGRGKRATTRYRVLERFPRFTYLEVRLETGRTHQIRVHMASLGHPVVGDLTYGRARGRLAVAFEGLALHAAELGFLHPITQERLEFTSPLPVRMERLLSHLRDTA, from the coding sequence GTGACCGAGCGGCGGTTGCGGGTCACCGCCGTGGCCGAGGGCGCGCGGCTCGACCGGTGGCTCGCCGATGCGGTGCCCGAGCTGTCGCGGGCCAAGATCCAGGAATTGATCGACAGCGGCCGCGTCCACGTGGACGGCGCCGTGCGCAAAGCCTCGCACCGTCTGCGTGGCGGTGAGGCCGTTGCCCTCGAGATGCCGCCGGTGCCGAGCCAGCCGCTCGAGCCCGAGCCGATCGCCCTGGCCATCGTCTACGAGGACGAGCAGGTTCTCGTCGTCGACAAGCCGGCCGGCATGGTCGTGCACCCCGGCGCCGGCCACGCCCGCGGCACCCTGGCCGCGGCGGTTCTGGCTCACGCCCCCGAGACGGCCGGCGTGGGAGGGCCGCGCCGGCCCGGCGTGGTCCACCGGCTCGACAAGGGAACGTCCGGGCTCCTGGTGCTCGCCAAGACCACAGCCGCCTACGATTCGCTGACCGGCCAGCTCGCCGCGCGCAAGGTGCAGCGGCGCTATCGGACGGTGGTGCACGGCCGGGTCGGGCTCGCCGAGGGTGTCGTGGACGCTGCCATCGGGCGCGATCCGCACCACCGGCAACGAATGGCCATTCGGCCCCCCGGCCGCGGCAAGCGCGCGACGACCCGGTACCGCGTCCTCGAGCGCTTCCCGAGGTTCACCTACCTGGAAGTGCGGCTCGAGACCGGCCGTACCCATCAGATTCGCGTGCACATGGCCTCGCTCGGCCATCCGGTGGTCGGAGATCTGACCTACGGGCGAGCCCGGGGCCGCCTGGCGGTTGCCTTCGAAGGGTTGGCCTTGCATGCCGCGGAGCTGGGCTTCCTGCACCCGATTACTCAAGAACGGCTGGAATTCACTTCGCCTCTTCCGGTACGGATGGAGCGCCTGCTGTCCCATCTTCGAGACACCGCATAG
- the glmU gene encoding bifunctional UDP-N-acetylglucosamine diphosphorylase/glucosamine-1-phosphate N-acetyltransferase GlmU, which produces MDALTVIILAAGEGKRMRSRRPKVLHRLCGRPLIGYVLRIARTLSDRIVLVVPPDADEVIEAAGPGIRAVVQGERLGTGHAVLQARPEAEDGTILVLPGDMPLLTAETIERLVTHHATTGAAATILTANVDAPQGYGRVLRQRGRVTRIVEERDATDDQRRVTEINTAVYCFQARRLWPSLDTVRSDNDQGEYYLTDVIGALSRAGARVEAIAVPDPVEAQGVNDRRQLAAVAAVQRRRILDALMEAGVTLLDPASTFIEDTVSIGSDTVVYPNVVIEGATEIGAECVIGAGCQIAASRLADRVTLKPYCVLSAAVIEEGAQLGPFCHLRPHVHVGARARIGNFVEVKQSRIGRGAKANHLAYIGDATVGDDVNIGAGAITCNYDGATKSQTVIGDGAFIGTNASLVAPLTVGEGAYIGSGSVITKDVPPGALAVERSSQVVKEGWVARRATRRGTSGTPRKDE; this is translated from the coding sequence ATGGACGCGCTGACAGTCATCATCCTGGCGGCCGGCGAGGGAAAGCGCATGCGGTCGCGTCGACCCAAAGTGCTCCATCGTCTGTGCGGACGTCCCCTCATCGGTTATGTCCTGCGCATCGCGCGCACCCTGTCCGATCGGATCGTGCTCGTCGTGCCTCCAGATGCCGATGAAGTCATCGAGGCAGCCGGGCCCGGGATCAGGGCCGTGGTGCAGGGCGAGCGACTGGGCACCGGACACGCCGTCCTGCAGGCCCGGCCGGAGGCCGAAGACGGGACGATTCTCGTGCTGCCCGGCGACATGCCCCTGCTGACCGCGGAGACCATCGAGCGGCTCGTCACCCACCACGCCACGACCGGCGCCGCCGCGACGATCCTCACCGCCAACGTCGACGCGCCGCAGGGCTACGGCCGGGTGCTCCGGCAGCGCGGCCGGGTCACCCGGATCGTCGAAGAGCGAGACGCCACCGACGACCAGCGCAGGGTCACCGAGATCAACACCGCCGTCTATTGCTTCCAGGCGCGGCGGCTCTGGCCGTCGCTGGATACGGTGCGATCCGACAACGATCAGGGCGAGTACTACCTGACGGATGTGATCGGGGCCCTCTCCCGGGCCGGGGCCCGTGTGGAAGCGATCGCCGTGCCCGACCCGGTGGAGGCCCAGGGGGTGAACGATCGCCGCCAGCTGGCCGCGGTGGCCGCGGTGCAGCGCCGGCGGATCCTCGACGCGCTCATGGAGGCCGGAGTCACGCTGCTGGACCCGGCCAGCACCTTCATCGAGGACACCGTCAGCATCGGCTCCGATACGGTCGTCTATCCCAATGTGGTGATCGAGGGTGCCACGGAGATCGGCGCCGAGTGCGTCATCGGCGCCGGCTGCCAGATCGCCGCCAGCCGCCTGGCCGACCGCGTGACGCTCAAGCCCTATTGCGTGCTCAGCGCGGCCGTCATCGAAGAAGGCGCCCAGCTGGGGCCGTTCTGCCACCTGCGTCCCCACGTCCATGTCGGGGCCCGGGCCCGGATCGGCAACTTCGTGGAGGTCAAGCAGTCGCGCATCGGCCGGGGGGCCAAGGCCAACCACCTGGCCTACATCGGCGACGCCACCGTCGGCGACGACGTCAACATCGGCGCCGGGGCCATCACCTGCAACTACGACGGCGCCACCAAGAGCCAGACGGTCATCGGCGACGGCGCCTTCATCGGAACCAACGCCAGCCTGGTGGCGCCGCTCACCGTCGGCGAGGGCGCCTACATCGGCTCGGGCTCGGTCATCACCAAGGACGTGCCGCCGGGCGCGCTCGCCGTCGAGCGCTCCAGCCAGGTGGTCAAGGAGGGCTGGGTGGCCCGGCGGGCAACCCGCCGAGGCACGTCGGGGACGCCCAGGAAGGACGAGTAG
- the glmS gene encoding glutamine--fructose-6-phosphate transaminase (isomerizing) has protein sequence MCGIVGYVGDKSAVGIIVDGLKRLEYRGYDSAGVAVLGSNGQLQVRRAAGRIKTLEAILKERPLTGSLGVGHTRWATHGRPSDDNAHPHTDCSGTLVVVHNGILENYLEIKEQLKADGHAFKSETDTEVLAHLIEQHLKTTPRLEAAVKRALGDFKGSYAVGVMSSTAPNRLVAAKHGAGSVVIGLGSGEMFVASDIPAILSHTRDVVILEDGEVAVVTAEGVVLSTLDDQPVQREPVRILWDPLMAEKGGYRHFMLKEIYEQPRAVTDTFRGRIAPETGTVVLPDVNLDPETVRGLQRVVFVACGTAFHASMLGRTMVERLAGLPAESDLGSEFRYRDAVVGPETLVVAVSQSGETADTIGAVKAARLKGCPILTITNVVGSALAREATGTIYMHAGPEIGVASTKAFTAMIVAVYLLGLWLGRQRGVLTAEDVRKRIRDLVEVPRLIEQTLELEGQIAALARHLSSARDFLYLGRGLQHPIALEGALKLKEISYIHAEGYAGGEMKHGPIALIDDGMPVVALAPRDGSYERMLGNIEEVRAREGQVIAVVQTGDRLVSAKAQHIIEVPPAADLVAPIITVVPLQLLAYHIAVRRGCDVDQPRNLAKSVTVE, from the coding sequence ATGTGCGGGATCGTCGGCTATGTGGGAGACAAGAGTGCCGTCGGGATCATCGTCGACGGGCTCAAGCGGCTGGAGTATCGCGGCTACGACTCGGCCGGCGTGGCGGTGCTCGGCAGCAACGGTCAGCTCCAGGTCCGCCGGGCGGCCGGTCGCATCAAGACCCTGGAAGCGATCCTCAAGGAGCGGCCGTTGACCGGGTCGTTGGGAGTGGGCCATACCCGCTGGGCGACCCACGGCCGTCCGTCCGACGACAACGCGCACCCCCACACCGATTGCTCGGGAACGCTGGTCGTCGTCCACAACGGCATTCTGGAAAACTATCTGGAGATCAAGGAGCAGCTCAAGGCCGACGGCCACGCCTTCAAATCCGAGACCGACACGGAGGTGCTCGCCCACCTGATCGAGCAGCATCTGAAGACGACGCCGCGGCTGGAGGCGGCCGTCAAGCGGGCGCTGGGGGACTTCAAGGGCTCCTACGCCGTCGGGGTGATGTCCAGCACGGCGCCGAACCGGCTGGTGGCCGCCAAGCACGGGGCCGGCAGCGTGGTGATCGGACTGGGCAGCGGCGAGATGTTCGTCGCCTCCGACATTCCGGCGATCCTGTCCCATACCCGCGACGTCGTGATCCTGGAGGACGGCGAGGTGGCCGTGGTCACCGCGGAGGGCGTGGTGCTGTCCACCCTGGATGACCAGCCGGTCCAGCGGGAGCCGGTGCGCATTCTCTGGGACCCCCTCATGGCGGAGAAGGGGGGCTACCGACACTTCATGCTCAAGGAGATCTACGAGCAGCCGCGGGCGGTGACCGACACCTTCCGGGGACGGATCGCCCCGGAGACGGGGACGGTCGTGCTTCCCGATGTGAACCTCGACCCCGAGACCGTGCGCGGCTTGCAGCGGGTGGTCTTCGTCGCCTGCGGGACGGCCTTCCATGCGTCGATGCTGGGCCGGACGATGGTCGAGCGCCTGGCCGGCCTGCCGGCGGAGTCGGACCTCGGCTCGGAGTTTCGCTACCGCGACGCGGTCGTCGGTCCCGAGACGCTGGTGGTGGCCGTGTCCCAGTCCGGGGAAACCGCCGACACCATCGGCGCGGTCAAGGCCGCCCGCCTCAAGGGTTGTCCGATCCTGACGATCACCAACGTGGTCGGCTCGGCGCTCGCCCGGGAGGCGACAGGGACCATCTACATGCACGCCGGCCCCGAGATCGGCGTCGCCTCCACCAAGGCCTTCACGGCGATGATCGTCGCCGTCTACCTCCTGGGCCTCTGGCTGGGGCGCCAGCGCGGCGTGCTCACCGCCGAGGACGTGCGCAAGCGGATCCGCGACCTGGTGGAGGTGCCCCGGCTGATCGAGCAGACGCTGGAGCTGGAGGGCCAGATCGCGGCCCTGGCCCGGCACCTGTCGAGCGCGCGTGATTTCCTCTATCTGGGACGGGGGCTCCAGCACCCGATCGCGCTGGAAGGCGCCCTGAAGCTCAAGGAGATCTCCTACATCCACGCTGAAGGGTATGCCGGCGGCGAGATGAAGCACGGCCCCATTGCCCTCATCGACGACGGGATGCCCGTGGTGGCCCTGGCGCCGCGCGACGGCTCCTACGAGCGCATGCTGGGCAACATCGAGGAGGTCCGGGCCCGCGAAGGCCAGGTCATCGCGGTCGTGCAGACCGGCGATCGGCTCGTGTCGGCCAAGGCCCAGCACATCATCGAGGTGCCGCCGGCCGCTGACCTGGTGGCGCCGATCATCACCGTCGTGCCCCTGCAGCTGCTGGCGTACCACATCGCCGTGCGGCGCGGCTGCGACGTCGACCAGCCCCGCAACCTGGCCAAGTCGGTGACCGTGGAGTGA
- the ileS gene encoding isoleucine--tRNA ligase — protein MDYKSTLNLPKTAFPMRANLPESEPKLLAWWDELGLYKRLREAAADRPLWILHDGPPYANGHIHMGTALNKILKDIVVKSRAMMGHNAVYVPGWDCHGLPIEHQVDKELGLDQPGVDVRRAMDPLEKIRRCREYASRYVDIQREEFKRLGVFGDWQNPYITMAPAYQAVIARELGRFVGRGLVYKGLKPVHWCMYCKTALAQAEVEYEEQRTPSVYVKFALVSALPGVSGPGQASLVIWTTTPWTLPANLAIAVHPDEEYVVLAVGGETLVVAAKRAEDLARVARLRDARPVGALPGRALAGLEFRHPWLDRTGPVAAADFVAMDTGTGLVHIAPGHGEEDYELGKRLGLRIENPVDDDGRFMADVPHFAGLTVWEANSRIIEHLRATGALLAQVELTHTYPHCWRCKNPTLFRATEQWFIALDKDGLRERALEAIRHRVRWIPAWGEERIFNMVAHRPDWTISRQRVWGVPIVAFYCEPCGALLLEERLVEHVAAIFRAGRGAEEWHARSARELLPPDVRCPRCGGAEFRKETDILDVWFDSGCSHAAVLETRPELRWPAEMYLEGSDQHRGWFHSSLLEAIGTRGQAPYRSVLTHGFVVDGEGRKMSKSQGNYVAPEELIPRYGAEILRLWAAAEDYTEDIRLSTEILDRLADAYRRIRNTYRFLLGNLYDFDPARDRHPSAGLDEVDRWILDRLARLVDRVTRAYEEYQFHTAFHAVHNFCAVDLSAQYLDIIKDRLYTSAPDDPARRAAQTACHDILGALLRLMTPILTFTAEEAWRLAPGAHGESVHLERFPEVPLEWIDDRLKGEWDRLLEVRREVAKALETVRAKKQIGSGLEAAVWIPSAPEDLPALLRAKREVLPTLFIVSDVRLFEEPPPDALLTPTESSEIPGLVIAIGRAPGRKCERCWRYSLRVGESPAHPTLCERCLPVITARA, from the coding sequence ATGGACTACAAGAGCACGCTAAATCTACCGAAAACGGCCTTCCCCATGAGGGCCAACTTGCCCGAGAGCGAGCCCAAGCTGCTGGCCTGGTGGGATGAGCTCGGGCTCTACAAACGGCTGCGGGAGGCGGCGGCCGATCGGCCGCTGTGGATCCTGCACGACGGCCCGCCGTACGCCAACGGTCACATCCACATGGGCACCGCCCTCAACAAGATCCTCAAGGACATCGTCGTCAAGTCGCGGGCGATGATGGGTCACAACGCCGTCTATGTCCCGGGCTGGGACTGTCACGGCCTGCCCATCGAGCACCAGGTGGACAAAGAGCTCGGCCTCGATCAACCCGGCGTGGACGTGCGGCGGGCGATGGATCCCCTGGAGAAGATCCGCCGCTGTCGCGAATACGCCTCCCGGTACGTCGATATCCAGCGCGAGGAGTTCAAGCGCCTGGGCGTCTTCGGCGACTGGCAGAATCCTTACATCACCATGGCGCCGGCCTACCAGGCCGTCATCGCCAGGGAGCTCGGGCGCTTCGTCGGACGCGGGCTCGTCTACAAGGGGCTCAAGCCGGTGCACTGGTGCATGTACTGCAAGACTGCGCTGGCCCAGGCCGAGGTGGAATACGAGGAGCAGCGGACCCCGTCGGTCTACGTCAAGTTCGCGCTGGTGTCGGCCTTGCCGGGGGTGAGCGGGCCGGGCCAGGCCTCGCTGGTCATCTGGACCACGACGCCGTGGACGTTGCCCGCCAACCTCGCCATCGCCGTCCACCCCGACGAGGAGTACGTGGTTCTCGCCGTCGGCGGCGAGACGCTGGTGGTCGCGGCCAAGCGGGCCGAGGATCTCGCCCGGGTGGCCCGACTCCGCGACGCGCGGCCGGTGGGCGCGCTGCCCGGCCGCGCCCTGGCCGGGCTCGAGTTCCGCCATCCCTGGCTGGATCGCACGGGCCCGGTGGCCGCCGCGGACTTCGTGGCCATGGACACCGGCACCGGGCTCGTGCACATCGCCCCCGGGCACGGCGAGGAGGACTACGAGCTCGGCAAGCGGCTGGGCCTGCGCATCGAGAATCCCGTCGACGACGATGGGCGCTTCATGGCCGATGTCCCGCACTTCGCCGGGCTCACGGTGTGGGAAGCCAATTCCCGCATCATCGAGCACCTGCGAGCGACCGGCGCCCTGCTGGCCCAGGTGGAGCTGACCCACACCTATCCGCACTGCTGGCGATGCAAGAACCCCACGCTGTTTCGGGCTACCGAGCAGTGGTTCATCGCCCTGGACAAGGACGGCCTGCGCGAGCGCGCGCTCGAGGCCATCCGCCACCGGGTGCGCTGGATTCCGGCGTGGGGCGAGGAGCGGATCTTCAACATGGTCGCGCATCGCCCGGACTGGACGATCTCCCGCCAGCGGGTGTGGGGGGTGCCCATCGTGGCCTTCTACTGCGAGCCGTGCGGCGCCCTGCTCCTGGAAGAGCGCCTCGTCGAGCACGTGGCGGCGATCTTCCGGGCCGGACGCGGCGCCGAAGAGTGGCACGCGCGCTCGGCGCGCGAGCTGCTGCCGCCCGACGTACGGTGTCCGCGGTGCGGCGGCGCCGAATTTCGCAAGGAGACGGACATCCTCGACGTCTGGTTCGACTCCGGGTGCAGCCATGCCGCCGTGCTGGAGACCCGGCCCGAGCTGCGGTGGCCCGCCGAGATGTACCTGGAAGGCTCGGACCAGCACCGCGGGTGGTTTCACTCCTCGCTCCTGGAGGCCATCGGCACGCGAGGCCAGGCGCCGTACCGTAGCGTGCTGACCCACGGTTTCGTCGTCGACGGCGAGGGCCGCAAGATGTCGAAGTCCCAGGGGAACTACGTGGCGCCCGAGGAGCTCATCCCCAGGTACGGGGCGGAGATCCTGCGCCTGTGGGCGGCCGCCGAAGACTACACCGAGGACATCCGGCTCTCGACCGAGATCCTGGACCGCCTGGCCGACGCGTACCGGCGGATCCGCAACACCTATCGGTTCCTCCTGGGCAACCTCTACGACTTCGACCCGGCCCGGGACCGGCACCCGTCGGCCGGGCTCGACGAGGTCGACCGCTGGATCCTCGATCGGCTGGCCCGACTGGTCGACCGCGTCACCCGGGCGTACGAGGAGTACCAGTTCCATACGGCCTTTCACGCCGTGCACAACTTCTGCGCCGTGGATCTGTCCGCGCAGTACCTGGACATCATCAAGGATCGCCTCTACACGTCGGCCCCGGACGATCCGGCGCGGCGGGCCGCCCAGACCGCGTGCCACGACATCCTGGGCGCGCTGCTGCGGCTCATGACGCCGATCCTGACGTTCACGGCCGAGGAGGCCTGGCGGCTGGCGCCCGGCGCCCACGGGGAGTCCGTGCACCTGGAGCGCTTCCCCGAGGTCCCGCTGGAGTGGATCGACGACCGGCTCAAGGGCGAGTGGGACCGTCTGCTCGAGGTGCGCCGGGAGGTAGCCAAGGCGCTGGAGACGGTGCGGGCCAAGAAGCAGATCGGCAGCGGCCTGGAGGCGGCGGTGTGGATCCCGTCGGCGCCCGAGGACCTGCCGGCCCTGCTGCGCGCCAAGCGGGAGGTGCTCCCCACGCTGTTCATCGTCTCCGACGTGCGGCTGTTCGAAGAGCCGCCGCCCGACGCGCTGCTGACGCCGACCGAGAGTAGCGAGATTCCCGGGCTGGTCATCGCCATCGGCCGCGCGCCGGGCCGCAAGTGCGAGCGCTGCTGGCGCTACAGCCTCCGCGTGGGCGAGAGCCCCGCGCACCCTACGCTCTGCGAGCGCTGCCTGCCGGTGATCACGGCCCGCGCATGA